The sequence GGTGCCCGCCTGGCGCGCATATCGTCAATCCTTAGCGGATGGGCTTAATATTCGTTTATAACCTTAAATTTAACTGCTTTTAATAGCCTTGGGTCTGATTGATATGCGAAAACTGTTCTGTGTCATCGTGCTACTGTGCAGCGTTACTGCAGCCTATGCTGGCGAATTACGCACACTCAAATGGCAAGATATGGTTCCCGCTGACGCACCGCCCTTGCCACCACCGACAGCACTGCATGATCTCAATCAGCTGGCAGATATGGCTGACATTTTGGCCGCAGAAAGCGGCCCAGCGGCCCAGCAGCAATACCCCAATGCACCCGTCGTAGCAGAGCTGCACGGTTTGCGAGTTAAGCTGCCCGGTTATATCGTGCCGCTGACCATTGATGAAAACAGCCGCATTACGGAGTTTTTGCTGGTGCCTTACTTTGGTGCCTGCATCCATGTACCGCCACCACCGTCCAACCAAATTGTTTATGTACACAGCGAAGGCGGCGTGGCGATGGGCGATATGTGGCAGCCGTATTGGCTTGAAGGCAGGCTCAAGGTTGAATCCTTTGACAGCGACATGGGCACAACAGGCTACAGCGCCGAAGCCGAACAAGTTTATCGCTATGTATTTGATAGCCCAGCGATTAAATAATTTCAGCAATACTCACTGACTACAGCTTAAAGCAACACCCTAGTCAGTACTCAAACAAAAGCACTAAAAATAAGCACCTTTATCTGATCAGACACCGTATAATGCGCGCTCGCAGGAGAGAGAGCAGACACAGATCTGCTCCGCCGAAGGCGCAAACTCCCATAAACGCTCAGGCTCATGTACTGCGAAACAACTTAGATTCGCCAACTGGAGAGCGGTTGCTTAAAGCAATCCACCGAAGGGGCAAGCGGCACACTGCTGCATAAACTCTCAGGTACACAGGACAGAGGGAGAGGCGTTACTGTCAGCAGGAGTCCTGCGTGCTTACTAATATTTTTATTATTGCTATTACCGCTGAAGCCATGTCCGGTGCGCTTGCCGCTGGACGCCGTAATATGGACTTATTTGGTGTCGCACTTATCTCTTTTATCACTGCACTGGGCGGTGGCACTGTGCGTGACATGCTGCTAGGTAACTACCCTGTCACTTGGACCCAACACCCTCTCTATATTTATCTGACCATTGGCGCAGGTCTAGCCACGATACTGTTAGCGCGCTTTATCCATAGACTCAACCAGATCTTTCTAGTTTTGGACTCCATGGGTTTAATTGCCTTTACTATCATCGGTTGTAACGTCGCCTTAAAGCTGGGTTACGACACCCCAGTAGTCATTATGTCAGGTATGACTACTGGTATTTTTGGCGGTATTTTGCGCGATATTATGTGCAACCGCACCCCGCAAGTATTGCGCCACGAACTCTACGCCAGCGTCTCTTTGGTGGTTGCAGTGGTGTATTTAACTCTAATGTCACTCGGCGTATCCCACGGTGTTAATACTTGGGGTACATTTTTCTTCGGGCTCCTGCTACGCCTTTCAGCGATTCGCTGGAAATTGTCTTTACCTGTATTTTCATACTCACCGGGCCGCTGGGGTGATTAGAGAAGCGCTATATCTG comes from Pseudomonas sp. C27(2019) and encodes:
- a CDS encoding trimeric intracellular cation channel family protein, with the translated sequence MLTNIFIIAITAEAMSGALAAGRRNMDLFGVALISFITALGGGTVRDMLLGNYPVTWTQHPLYIYLTIGAGLATILLARFIHRLNQIFLVLDSMGLIAFTIIGCNVALKLGYDTPVVIMSGMTTGIFGGILRDIMCNRTPQVLRHELYASVSLVVAVVYLTLMSLGVSHGVNTWGTFFFGLLLRLSAIRWKLSLPVFSYSPGRWGD
- a CDS encoding DUF3299 domain-containing protein — protein: MRKLFCVIVLLCSVTAAYAGELRTLKWQDMVPADAPPLPPPTALHDLNQLADMADILAAESGPAAQQQYPNAPVVAELHGLRVKLPGYIVPLTIDENSRITEFLLVPYFGACIHVPPPPSNQIVYVHSEGGVAMGDMWQPYWLEGRLKVESFDSDMGTTGYSAEAEQVYRYVFDSPAIK